A stretch of DNA from bacterium:
GCCAGATCGCGGATAGCAGTTGGGCGACTGGTCGAAACGGCCTGTTGATATACGGAGTTGGTAATAACTCCCTTTGTCTTGACTACGGCTACAGCTTTCCGCTGACGCTCGTTCAATTCCAATGATGCCATCACTTGTTCTGTTAGCCAGTCTCGCCATATCGTCACCCCAAACTCGCCCGGTTGTTGCCCGCTGAAACTTGGCTCCGGCAACTCATGCTTTACGCTTTCACGGATCATCATAAGCGTGCCGGTTCCATATTTCTCGATGTAGTGTGCAAGGTATAGAACTTCCGCGACACGAGGGTTTCGCAAGATAGAGCGGTGTGGCTTGCACAGGCTCTCCGGTGTAAGCGGCGGCAACAACTCGCCCGGATTCCACACCTCCACGCGGTCGGCGAATACCGACACCTGCACAACGGCAGCCGAGGCGTAGTCGCGATGTGCTACGGCATTGACGATTGCCTCTGCGATCACATCCTCCGTTAATTCGTATCGGACAGGCGCCTGTGGACCTTCGGCACGCGTTCCGACAGAACGGTTGACCTTGGACAGCACAAAGTCCACAGCCTGGTCAATCTGCTCTAACAAATTGCCTTTGAATATCCGGTAGAAGGGAGCAGGACGCTGGATTTGCGTACCGTGAAAGTGCATGCACCGGATCTCTGCATGTGGCATAAACTTCTGCGGGTTACGGCCAAATAGCAAAATAGCGGCATTCGATACCTTACCATCTGCAAGCAAGTGCAGATGAGTCAGAACATCAGGTATGGGTGTTCCCTGTGTCAGCGCGAACTGCCGCTCACTGCGTGCTCGGCCAACAAAAACTGCTACTGATCGATCATCTATGTCAGTCAAGGAGGCGTCATCACACCACCGCCCCTCATATGGCCGAGTCTGGATCATGCCCTGACGCTCAAGATATTCCACCAAACTTGCATACAAAGCCGTAGTCAATTCCGCCACATCGGTAAACCGTCGCCTGATCAATTGCCCACCGGCTTTAT
This window harbors:
- a CDS encoding DUF4062 domain-containing protein, which translates into the protein MRPIRIFISSVQKEFAEERRVIRDYVRRDALLHQFFDVFLFEDLPASDRRTDDVYLEEVGRCSIYMGILGNEYGSTDSTCLSPTEREFDHATACGKTRLIFVKGTEDGGRDPKMMALIHKAGGQLIRRRFTDVAELTTALYASLVEYLERQGMIQTRPYEGRWCDDASLTDIDDRSVAVFVGRARSERQFALTQGTPIPDVLTHLHLLADGKVSNAAILLFGRNPQKFMPHAEIRCMHFHGTQIQRPAPFYRIFKGNLLEQIDQAVDFVLSKVNRSVGTRAEGPQAPVRYELTEDVIAEAIVNAVAHRDYASAAVVQVSVFADRVEVWNPGELLPPLTPESLCKPHRSILRNPRVAEVLYLAHYIEKYGTGTLMMIRESVKHELPEPSFSGQQPGEFGVTIWRDWLTEQVMASLELNERQRKAVAVVKTKGVITNSVYQQAVSTSRPTAIRDLAELVAKGVFIRKGTARSVHYILGSKRLIHDSSDSHIKTPANDSKMTHTTQMTSGASPENASNVSSNMPTGTKLALSWHQVEMLDKCLIDTGITELMEIAGRTDRTKFRNQVLNPLIKAGFLEMTVPDKPSSSKQKYRVTEKGRDLLEKQKMGDV